In Solanum lycopersicum chromosome 3, SLM_r2.1, the genomic stretch CTAAATGCAGCCTGAGACTGCATTTTTGTTAAAGAAATTGACCTTGGACCTACCTCAACCCAAACGATAGCTCATGCGAAGAGGATTGACCAAGACCATAGAAGGAATCCATGTACCATCCCACAAACGATATGGGACCCCAACAATTTGGTACAGCTCAAGAGTCAAGACTAAGGTCAAGCTCAACATAGTGTCAGCAAAACCAATTTACAGCTGAGTCATCACTGCCTCAAGTATATAACCGTAATATCCATATTCAAaacaatacaacaaaaaaaacaatccTAACAATTTGTTGTGAACAAAAAAGCTTACCAAATTGAGATGCTTCATTGGATTTCTTATATTTTGGATACCGCAGTGGAATATCCTTTGCTGGACTACTAATCATATTGGTTGCCCTGATTCCAGCCTCAAGCTTTGACCACGGTGCTTTTGAATTCAAGTTGTCGATCTCAACATTTAAATTTGATTCTGTTTGTGATCTAAAATTGGCTTCAACCTGATTATCCTTTCCAATGTCACCTTTAAAAGGACTGCTAGTTCCTACTGTAAGAGGTTTGCTTGCTGGCATTTCAAAACTTGACAGATGCAAGCACAACCTGTCATCTTCTTGATCATACTGAGCATTTCTATCAATCACACAACATGATTCATCCACATCTATAGCTGAATGTACTGATTGTCCCTTCCCAATGTCAGCATTAATGTTTGTTGTGAAGTTGGCAGTATTTGGCTTGTATGTGACCTTTTCAGACTCTGATTCAGCAGATGTTTTAAAGTTGGCAGCATTTGCCTTGTATCTGACCTTTTCAGACTCTGATTCAGCAGATGTTTTAAAGTTGGCGGTATTTGTCTTGTGTGTGACCGTTTCAGACTCTGATTCAGCGGATGTTTTACTCTTTTTCTTAACTGAATTTATATCAGCTGTTTGAAACAGCTCAGCCGGGGCAGTTGCTTCAAGGTAAGTCCTTGCTCTTTTTCTTCCGTTGCCAATATCACTGCAGGACTTCTTTTCACAACCACTTGTTCCAAATATTTTTACAATGAAGTGCTGACCCGGAACATAGTGGAAAACCAAGAAGTCGCCCACATCCAAACCATGGTCTGATGAAAATTTAGGCCATCCCTGACGGATAGAAAGTGAACCCTTGTGGTTACACACTGTTACCCTCCATCTGTGTCCACTTGAGTCCTCCAGATAAGTTTCCTGATCAGTCAGGTGTGGAACTGATCGAGCAAACTTGGGGGGAAAAAACTGGAAAGTAAATGCGCAGAAATTAAAACTACGAAATACTACATATGGATACACAACTCGGATGCAAAGTTAATGAAACAGGTTTACAATCAAATCCTTGGAAGTTGTTTGAGTTCTAGATGGAACAATGATTTCTAACACAATAAATGCCAAAGAGAATGCTAAGAGTAACTAATGCATTTATGCAAGATATGTTCTATTGAAAATAAAGCATGAAAATTGGTTTGTTATCTACATCAGTATTGTCATAGCTCATGAATTCTAAAACTTGAACAGCTACTGCAAAGATTGTCCAACCTGTATTAAACAGATAGTATTGCACTCAGTTTAAGCAAAAAGGATTTCaccaacaaatataaatttatacaagAATAACTAATTACAAATATGGTGATCACAAGTCAAAACCAACTATACATTCATAAAACAAATACTTTAAACTAAGTcgataaaataagcataaaaACAAGGAATTAAAACTTACCAGAACTTGTAAGAAACTTTTGTCAATCATTActttaaagaaagaaagaacccCCTTTCCATGAATAAACATGCAGTCCTTCTTGCACCCACCACATGCTTCGTTTTCGCATTCCATCTCCTCCCTATACAGAGTATGCTTCCCCTAACAACTTCTAAATCCTacaaagtgtataaaaataTCAACTTGGAAGttcaagtttaaaaaataaagcaagtatttttactaaatacccttaataaataactataaaaaGATGTTGCTCTTAAGTACTCTTTCCGTCTCTTTTTACTTGtccaattttaactttttagttgtccattttttgataaatcaaaaAGAAGACGAACTTTTTACCTattataatcaaaatttatttaaagagTTAATGTTTCTGAAGAACAATAgggttaaaattttaaattcacgatgtcaattataatttttttttattagttatggACAAGTAATTACGGAGAGAATATCCGAGTTAATGTAACACAAATAGGACGTTATGACGCTGCTACACAAGCACAAGTAGAATCTGCAGAGGCAGAAGCAGCTATCAAAGGGGGAAAATCGAAATTCGACGCAGTTAATAGCTTGAATGTTGATTGATGagtaacaataattaattaagtctcCATAACGACGACCCTTCAATTTCTAGGGTAATGTTTTACTGAAATCAGTTCCATGCATGCTCTGTGGTCAAGTCAtttgaagcagaaaaaattaaTGCTACCATTTTTTCAAGCTAAGTTAGCCATCACCCAAATCAGCTATTAGCATGTAGACCCATTCGAAAAATTATGGCTATATACCGATTCAGATCAgctaaaaaatcaaagaaaaaaaccaaaaaaaaaaaaaactcttgcAGTCTGATTACACACCTGGAGAGGAAATAGTACAGTCTGAAAACAGAGGAAAATTGCAAGGTGAGAGCAAGCAAAACTCTTCGTTAGAGAAAACTTTACTCACTATTGATTTAAGCTGCAGAGCTTGCTTTGTCCGTTGCTATGTCCAAGAAAAcagtttctttttctttttatttgtccaTCTGTATCTTAATGGACACAATCacctaatatataaataacGATTCACATGAAAAATTGTGGAATCAAGCACAATATTAGAGTTATTATAATAGAAACAAAgtaattcaatttaaaaaaatcatgactATTTATGTGAGATAAGAtaggtaaaaattaaaataatgaattttgacGAAGCTAGACTAAGAGTTGTAATAATTGGGCTAAAATTTAATAgagaactttcacatatagtcacTCAAAAATAGTCTAATTACTCTCCATAACTATAGTTagataattacaattcgtagctacatgttgtagggaggagagaggcgagcaagaccgggagagagaggagagagggcAAAAAGTGGAAGAGAGGTAAATTGTATGTGTATATCgcttagataattgtatattagaATATGTAGTATATATGGCAGGAGAGATttggagagggaggagagaggagagcgagattgggagagggaggaaagGGGCGAGCAAGATTGGGAGAAAGGgcagagagtgagagagaggtgaattgtatatggatattgtatattatgcatatgcatttgtatatatggcaagcgagattgggggagagagaagagagacgagcgagatcGGGAGGGGGGGGAGAGAGGCGAGGAAGAGATggtagagagtgggagagaggtgaattctatatgtatatgattggataattgtatattatacatatgtatttgtatattttgacgaattatacatacacaaatgtgactaattatataaatttgaagtcaacccacgtaattaatgtataatattagtCGTAAGTGATAATCATTGCAAATTATAGCTATGGTGAGTAATTAAGTAGTATAGTTTTATTTAATCGCgtaattttctcaaatttaattgTTGCgtttgagaaaattatatagttaaagccttaagttaattaaatataaaattataaaaacttataCATATAGTATAATTTCTTGGTTCAATTCGGTTATTTTACAaggtttttttaagaaaataactcaaaatcaaaccaaatagtattttcaatatttagaatCAAGCTCAATCAAACGTCAACTTTTAAAGTCTATTTGATTCGAATTACAgttcgatttgattttttaatcataatcaTGAGCAACCCCAATAATAATAACCTTAGGCACACTCAGTACATGTGCATCAATTTTACTTGTAAGCGTTTAGCATCAATTTATTAGGAGTCGTTTGATTGTTAATTAAAGTTATGTATTGATTAGTTATGTTTGAAGAGATTAACACCATCGATTTAACTCCATTGATGATCTTCTACTTGAGCTTGAAAGCTTTAACTTGAGAGCAGATTGTGAGAAGAAGAAGTGTATATTGCATTGATTGTGAATTAGTTAAAATGAATACAATATGAGCCTATATATAACCTTGATGAATAGCACAACTAACTTCTAACTAACTATTGGAAACTAACAACTTGTAACTAACAACTTGTAACTTTGTAACTAACTATTAACTAAAACTACTGATTTGTTACTAACAGAAAGTTAATGGTATTGATATTATATTCTCATCAccccccctcaagttggaggtGATGCAAACACAGACAACTTGTGTAACAAAGAACTGTGTTTAACTCCAGTTAAAGCTTTGGTGAGGATGTCTGCCAACTGTAAATCTGTGGATATGTGATGAAGTGTGATTAACCCTTGATGAAGCTTAGTCCTTACAAAATGGCAATCAATCTCAAtatgttttgttctttcatgAAAAACTGGGTTCTTGGCAATGTGAACTGCTGCTTGGCTATCACAATGAACATGTATTGGTAGAGAACACTGCACATTCAACTCATTCAGCAACCTCTCAAACCATACTAGCTCTCCCACAACCTCTCTTATTGCCCTGTATTCAGCTTCAGCAGATGACAGTGATACTGTTGCCTGCTTCTTGGATTTCCAGCTGATAGGACTATCTCCCATAAGAACTAGGTAACCACTAACAGATCTCCTTGATTCAGGGCAAGCAGCCCAATCAGAATCACAGTATGCACTCACAGTAAGATCAGCCttgtttcaaataaaaataccCATAGTTGGATCTTGTTTCAAGTACCTGAGCACATGGTAGGCTGCTTTCAAATATGGTTCCCTGGGTGATTGCATGAACTGACTCATATGTTGTACACTATAGGATATGTCCATTCTAGTGTTAGTTAGGAAGTTGAGTTTGCCAATCAACTTCTTATATTGAGAAGGTTCAGTCAATAACTCACCATCAGTGGTCTTCAATTTTTCAGTGGAATCAAGTGGTGATGAAGTAGTTTTGCAACTCAACATATCAAAATCTTTCAGAAGATCAGAAGTGAACTTCCTCTGAGAAACAATAACACCATCATCTCTGTACAATATTTTCAGGCCTAAGAAGTAATGTAGTTTCCCCAAGTCCTTTATTTTGAATTGGTCATGC encodes the following:
- the LOC101262505 gene encoding B3 domain-containing protein Os01g0905400-like, which translates into the protein MECENEACGGCKKDCMFIHGKGVLSFFKVMIDKSFLQVLFFPPKFARSVPHLTDQETYLEDSSGHRWRVTVCNHKGSLSIRQGWPKFSSDHGLDVGDFLVFHYVPGQHFIVKIFGTSGCEKKSCSDIGNGRKRARTYLEATAPAELFQTADINSVKKKSKTSAESESETVTHKTNTANFKTSAESESEKVRYKANAANFKTSAESESEKVTYKPNTANFTTNINADIGKGQSVHSAIDVDESCCVIDRNAQYDQEDDRLCLHLSSFEMPASKPLTVGTSSPFKGDIGKDNQVEANFRSQTESNLNVEIDNLNSKAPWSKLEAGIRATNMISSPAKDIPLRYPKYKKSNEASQFAREAMLVKKEFEEITTEAFSPARAIHGGEYANGNEKVIKSEPADSGDARSLNAGSYSCLVEIDGRDFLELPESWRKYLPQKAKLGRMIIYLRGQDKRIWPTLYNSRSGFNVLTCGWKQVTATYGLNPGDECLFQLVNQRGCIFDIRKI